One Leptolyngbya sp. 'hensonii' genomic region harbors:
- the gyrB gene encoding DNA topoisomerase (ATP-hydrolyzing) subunit B — protein sequence MTTNSYDASQIQVLEGIQHVRTRPGMYIGSTGPRGLHHLVYEVVDNSVDEALAGYCKQIQISLNPDGSATITDDGRGIPTGIHPQTGKSALETVMTVLGAGGKFGGGGYKVSGGLHGVGISVVNALSEWVEVKVWREQHVHTQRYELGVPVTTLQVAPWPEPRTGTSVTFKPDANIFTTTTEFDYLILSNRFRELAYLNAGVQIAFTDNRLELLKSEEPKTETYYYEGGIREYVAYMNRDKQPLHEELIYVQGERNTVTVEVALQWCVDAYTDNVLGFANNIRTVDGGTHLEGLKAVLTRTMNAIARKRNKLKENDPNLAGENIREGLTCVISVKVPNPEFEGQTKTKLGNPEVRGIVDSLVGEILTEYLEFRPAVGDAILEKAIQAFNAAEAARRARELVRRKSVLESSTLPGKLADCASRDPSESEIFIVEGDSAGGSAKQGRDRRFQAILPLRGKILNIEKTDDAKIYKNNEIQALITALGLGIKGDEFDASQLRYHRICLMTDADVDGAHIRTLLLTFFYRYQRSLIEQGYVYIACPPLYKVERGRNHYYCYSDRELTTLIEREFPQNANYTVQRFKGLGEMMPTQLWETTMNPESRTLKQVEIEDAAEADRIFTILMGDRVAPRREFIETYGPKLNLADLDI from the coding sequence ATGACAACCAATAGCTATGATGCCAGTCAGATTCAGGTTCTTGAGGGGATTCAACATGTCCGAACCCGTCCCGGTATGTACATTGGTAGTACCGGCCCTCGGGGACTTCATCATTTAGTTTATGAGGTTGTCGATAACTCTGTCGATGAAGCTCTGGCTGGTTACTGTAAGCAGATTCAGATCAGTCTGAACCCGGATGGGTCTGCCACCATCACGGATGATGGGCGTGGAATTCCAACTGGGATTCATCCCCAAACCGGTAAATCGGCCCTGGAGACTGTAATGACGGTACTCGGAGCCGGAGGTAAGTTTGGCGGGGGTGGCTACAAGGTTTCCGGTGGTTTGCATGGGGTTGGGATCTCAGTGGTCAATGCCCTGTCGGAGTGGGTTGAAGTGAAGGTCTGGCGGGAACAGCATGTTCATACGCAGCGTTATGAGCTGGGTGTGCCCGTCACCACGCTCCAGGTTGCGCCTTGGCCGGAGCCTCGGACTGGAACATCGGTCACCTTCAAGCCCGATGCCAATATTTTTACAACCACAACCGAATTTGATTACTTGATCCTGTCCAATCGTTTTCGGGAACTGGCTTATCTTAATGCCGGGGTTCAGATTGCGTTTACAGATAACCGCCTGGAGTTGCTCAAAAGTGAGGAGCCCAAGACTGAAACCTATTACTATGAGGGCGGCATCCGCGAATATGTTGCCTATATGAACCGGGATAAACAGCCTTTGCATGAGGAGCTGATCTATGTCCAGGGAGAGCGCAACACTGTGACGGTGGAGGTGGCTCTGCAGTGGTGTGTCGATGCCTATACGGACAATGTCCTGGGTTTTGCCAACAACATCCGCACTGTAGACGGGGGCACGCACCTGGAAGGGTTAAAGGCGGTGTTGACCCGCACCATGAATGCGATCGCCCGGAAACGAAACAAGCTGAAGGAAAATGACCCCAACCTGGCTGGAGAAAATATCCGGGAAGGGTTGACCTGCGTAATTTCGGTGAAGGTTCCCAACCCGGAATTTGAGGGTCAGACCAAAACGAAGCTGGGAAACCCGGAAGTGCGGGGAATCGTGGATTCCCTGGTGGGCGAGATCCTGACAGAATATCTAGAATTCCGGCCTGCTGTGGGGGATGCCATCCTGGAAAAGGCGATCCAGGCGTTTAATGCGGCGGAAGCGGCCCGTCGAGCCAGAGAGCTGGTCCGTCGTAAATCGGTGCTAGAGTCTTCTACCCTGCCGGGTAAACTGGCGGACTGTGCCTCTCGTGATCCCAGTGAATCAGAGATCTTCATCGTGGAAGGTGACAGCGCCGGTGGGAGTGCCAAGCAAGGCAGAGACCGTCGGTTCCAGGCGATTTTGCCCCTGCGGGGTAAAATCCTCAATATTGAGAAGACGGATGATGCCAAAATCTACAAGAACAATGAAATTCAGGCTTTAATTACGGCCTTGGGACTGGGCATTAAAGGGGATGAGTTTGATGCCTCTCAGTTGCGCTATCATCGCATTTGCCTGATGACCGATGCAGATGTGGATGGAGCCCACATTCGGACCCTCTTGCTGACCTTTTTCTACCGGTATCAGCGATCTCTGATTGAGCAGGGGTATGTCTACATTGCCTGTCCGCCACTCTACAAGGTGGAACGAGGTCGTAACCACTATTACTGCTATAGCGATCGGGAATTGACCACCTTGATTGAGCGAGAGTTTCCCCAGAATGCCAACTACACTGTCCAACGGTTCAAAGGACTGGGAGAAATGATGCCGACGCAGCTCTGGGAAACCACGATGAATCCGGAAAGTCGGACGCTCAAGCAGGTGGAGATCGAGGATGCCGCTGAAGCCGATCGGATTTTCACCATTTTGATGGGCGATCGGGTGGCTCCCCGGCGGGAGTTCATTGAAACCTATGGTCCCAAGTTAAACCTGGCCGATTTGGATATTTAA
- a CDS encoding cold shock domain-containing protein, whose protein sequence is MKPILQKGQLSNWKDGKGFGFIKPETGGKDVFLHISALKGSSRRPQVGDTILYELKMEADGKVRAVHASISGVPAQPAPSKRKPRQSRLAEIAISMGGLLAIALVVMELQGSRFRSPISTLTKPNCTIKGNISVETQNKVYHLPGMEDYNSTTIDLAKGEKWFCTEAEAIAAGWHKAPR, encoded by the coding sequence ATGAAACCTATTTTGCAAAAAGGTCAACTGTCAAACTGGAAAGATGGCAAGGGATTTGGCTTCATCAAACCGGAAACCGGAGGTAAAGACGTTTTTCTGCACATCAGTGCCCTCAAGGGGAGCAGTCGTCGCCCACAGGTCGGAGACACCATCCTATATGAGCTGAAGATGGAAGCAGATGGTAAGGTTCGAGCTGTTCATGCCTCGATCTCAGGAGTTCCAGCGCAACCTGCCCCCAGCAAACGGAAACCCCGGCAAAGTAGATTAGCAGAAATTGCGATCAGCATGGGAGGTCTCCTTGCGATTGCCCTTGTGGTCATGGAACTTCAAGGCAGTCGATTTCGCTCTCCAATTTCAACCCTGACAAAACCAAATTGCACGATCAAAGGCAATATCTCAGTGGAAACTCAGAATAAGGTTTATCATCTTCCAGGCATGGAGGATTACAACTCCACAACCATTGATCTAGCTAAGGGAGAGAAATGGTTCTGCACAGAGGCAGAAGCGATCGCAGCCGGTTGGCACAAAGCACCCAGGTAG
- a CDS encoding CHAT domain-containing protein yields MGDPEAVVQEFYLSITPVGSDEYLVRTERVAPGVPLAEEQVRWPVETWLNQARQLMNDPLMNILQGGQSAGERSSNLVDLGQQFYNVLFQGTIRDSWTTARGIAHHCRETLRLRLGLKGDRLPRLPWEVLHAENRSIATGTDIVFSRYQPTVTSMVLPLQMQSKTLLRGGQPWSQIPQLNILVVIAAPTDQENLELKQEVLHLQQELQQVNLSNGRPAAKTPQIQLTLLEQPDRQQLTQALEQGHYHVLHYAGHSNLAAAGGNLYLVNRRTGLSETLSGDDLAGLLVNNGIRMVVFNSCRGAYTAAVSLTEELCERSLAEALVRRGIPAVLAMAERIPDEVALTLTRLFYRNLRQGYPVDLSLSRARQGLVSAYGSQQLYWALPILYMHPDFDGYLAPHGDQDAPLVETPPVVSPLNGTSSSIVAPNPTTPPPLATPTNRTPAQLWEHPADDRPGQAQPLEVSFPPPKDLPRQAQPASETTVTQPIRVMPQSGNPPLNGDRDYLDLVANLNYQDDPELEAERPSVGELIQRLSQSELEVEDNEESPIVQASNLESLLPGGLELQTSNFLALEIPENPLYRQQATSPVYAPADLELGTFNSFQWQVRDFLKVPFVPIVVWRSVVTQQMQLPTTLTHQAQSSSNGLLPGDTVGASGASVYSRPRLESRLSSVPAAYPTGNGQARLWAILWPLLAGMGITIALLAGVKLLPQAMQLWSKPSSPSPQQSKKPSPNPSRPATNNATLAEQGKAALQQGQTALGQRIVEQLLDRNALDEAEAVLAQARPAQADQAAIQFLRGRLVVQSVRADRKQYSLHQAKPFFEAAVKKDPNSLAYLNALGFVCYALGDLNRAQQVWFSASYLIEEQKDAVKPKTFRREDILMANSGLALVFLKSGQTSESLSMRDSVLKEQPTGFRPEVLQKNWMWSPQAVEDWRKLLKI; encoded by the coding sequence GTGGGAGATCCTGAGGCAGTGGTTCAGGAGTTTTATCTTTCTATAACTCCAGTTGGGAGCGACGAATATTTGGTGCGGACTGAGCGGGTCGCACCGGGAGTGCCATTGGCCGAAGAGCAAGTCAGATGGCCGGTGGAGACTTGGCTAAATCAGGCCAGACAGTTGATGAATGACCCCCTGATGAATATTCTGCAGGGCGGGCAGTCCGCCGGTGAGCGATCGTCGAATCTGGTGGACCTGGGACAGCAATTTTATAACGTTTTGTTTCAAGGAACAATTCGTGACAGTTGGACCACGGCAAGGGGAATTGCCCATCACTGTCGGGAAACGCTGCGGTTGCGCTTGGGGTTGAAGGGCGATCGCCTGCCCCGCCTGCCCTGGGAAGTGCTTCATGCGGAAAATCGGTCGATCGCAACCGGCACCGATATTGTGTTCTCACGCTATCAACCCACTGTTACTTCTATGGTGCTACCCCTGCAGATGCAGAGCAAAACTCTGCTGCGGGGAGGCCAGCCCTGGAGTCAGATTCCCCAGTTGAATATTCTGGTGGTCATCGCCGCACCCACCGATCAGGAGAATCTGGAGCTGAAGCAGGAAGTTCTACACCTGCAGCAGGAGTTACAACAAGTCAATCTTTCTAACGGTCGGCCTGCTGCGAAAACTCCCCAAATTCAGCTGACTTTGCTGGAGCAGCCCGATCGGCAACAATTGACTCAGGCCCTGGAGCAGGGCCACTATCATGTTCTCCATTACGCAGGCCACAGTAATCTGGCCGCAGCCGGGGGGAACCTTTACCTAGTCAATCGACGCACTGGTCTGAGTGAAACCCTGAGTGGCGATGACCTGGCCGGGTTACTGGTTAACAATGGCATTCGCATGGTGGTCTTTAATTCCTGCCGGGGAGCCTACACCGCCGCAGTTAGCCTGACCGAAGAGTTGTGTGAGCGAAGTCTGGCAGAAGCACTGGTGCGGCGAGGCATTCCTGCTGTCCTGGCGATGGCAGAACGCATCCCGGATGAGGTCGCCCTCACCCTGACCCGCCTGTTTTATCGAAATCTGCGTCAGGGCTATCCGGTAGACCTGAGCCTCAGTCGGGCTAGACAGGGGTTAGTTTCCGCCTACGGATCGCAACAGCTTTACTGGGCTTTGCCGATCCTGTATATGCATCCAGACTTTGATGGCTATCTGGCTCCCCATGGAGATCAGGATGCACCTCTGGTTGAGACTCCACCTGTTGTGTCTCCCCTCAACGGTACCAGCAGTTCGATCGTCGCCCCCAACCCCACAACACCCCCACCCCTGGCTACCCCCACCAACCGAACTCCAGCTCAGTTGTGGGAGCATCCAGCGGACGATCGGCCAGGTCAGGCCCAGCCTCTAGAGGTTAGTTTTCCCCCACCAAAAGATCTGCCCCGGCAGGCCCAGCCTGCCAGTGAAACCACGGTGACTCAACCCATACGGGTGATGCCTCAATCCGGGAATCCTCCCCTAAACGGAGATCGGGACTACCTCGATCTGGTGGCTAACCTGAACTACCAGGATGACCCCGAACTGGAAGCAGAGCGACCTTCTGTCGGGGAGTTAATCCAGCGTCTATCCCAATCTGAGCTGGAAGTTGAAGACAACGAAGAGAGTCCGATCGTCCAGGCTTCCAATCTGGAGAGCCTGCTTCCTGGTGGCCTGGAATTACAGACCAGCAACTTCCTGGCCTTAGAAATTCCCGAAAATCCCCTTTACCGTCAGCAAGCTACGTCACCGGTCTATGCGCCCGCCGATCTGGAACTGGGCACTTTTAACAGTTTCCAATGGCAGGTCCGGGATTTTCTCAAAGTTCCGTTTGTTCCGATCGTGGTCTGGCGATCGGTGGTGACCCAGCAAATGCAGCTTCCGACAACCCTGACCCATCAGGCCCAGAGCAGCTCAAATGGGTTACTACCTGGGGATACGGTTGGGGCCTCAGGAGCATCTGTTTACAGCCGCCCCCGATTGGAATCCCGGCTGAGTTCTGTTCCTGCTGCCTATCCTACGGGCAATGGTCAGGCCCGACTCTGGGCTATCCTCTGGCCCCTGTTGGCAGGAATGGGGATTACTATTGCCCTACTGGCTGGGGTCAAACTCCTACCCCAGGCGATGCAACTCTGGTCCAAGCCCTCTTCTCCATCACCTCAGCAGTCGAAAAAACCATCCCCCAACCCATCCCGTCCTGCAACCAACAATGCCACCCTGGCAGAACAGGGGAAGGCAGCGCTCCAGCAGGGGCAAACGGCCCTGGGGCAGCGCATTGTCGAGCAGCTCCTCGATCGGAATGCCCTAGATGAGGCGGAGGCAGTTCTGGCTCAGGCCAGACCCGCCCAAGCAGACCAGGCGGCGATTCAGTTTCTCCGGGGCAGGTTGGTGGTTCAGTCGGTACGGGCCGATCGGAAACAGTACAGCCTGCATCAGGCCAAGCCTTTCTTTGAAGCAGCAGTTAAAAAGGACCCCAATTCTCTGGCCTACCTGAATGCGCTGGGGTTTGTCTGCTACGCTCTGGGCGATCTGAACCGCGCTCAACAGGTCTGGTTTAGTGCCTCCTACCTGATTGAAGAGCAAAAAGATGCCGTCAAGCCGAAGACATTCAGGCGTGAGGACATCTTGATGGCCAATTCCGGTCTGGCTCTAGTTTTCTTAAAGTCTGGCCAGACTTCTGAGTCACTCAGTATGCGGGATAGTGTACTAAAAGAACAGCCTACCGGCTTTCGTCCGGAGGTTTTACAAAAAAACTGGATGTGGTCCCCTCAGGCTGTTGAAGATTGGCGGAAGCTGTTAAAGATTTAG